A region from the Romeriopsis navalis LEGE 11480 genome encodes:
- a CDS encoding EI24 domain-containing protein, with translation VGTAIVAAGSLTLGACLTCLDFFDATMERRRLRFRQKLRLVRRSLPASAGFALVCFGLVNIPLINLVGIPLCVAAGSLFCCDRVLPGLKGER, from the coding sequence GGTGGGGACGGCGATCGTGGCGGCGGGTTCGCTGACGCTGGGGGCTTGTCTGACTTGTTTGGATTTCTTTGATGCGACGATGGAGCGACGGCGGTTGCGGTTTCGGCAGAAGTTGCGGTTGGTGCGGCGGAGTTTACCGGCGAGTGCGGGGTTTGCGCTGGTGTGTTTTGGGTTGGTGAATATTCCGTTGATTAATTTGGTGGGGATTCCGTTGTGTGTTGCGGCGGGGTCGTTGTTTTGTTGCGATCGGGTTTTGCCGGGGTTGAAGGGGGAGAGGTAG